One Peterkaempfera bronchialis DNA window includes the following coding sequences:
- a CDS encoding SDR family NAD(P)-dependent oxidoreductase, which produces MPGMLKGRVVVVTGGGRGIGRAHCLELARHGATVVVNDLGVGLRGDDVGESPAEEVAAEIVKLGGEAVADMASVTDWDGVGAMVGRIVERYGRLDAVVNNAGILRDGMITRLREEDVDQVLAVHLKGTMALTHHACAHWREVARATGEQVAGRIVNTTSGAGLASNVGQAVYGAAKAGIANLTLVTAMEMARYGVTANAVSPVARTRMTTSVGMAEESRSGGWDPMDPENSSPVVAWLASAESGWLSGAVLRVDGNTVHRVQPWTVLDGHTAAGGERLSAEEIDSGLRRVFGVLPGGIASLSRR; this is translated from the coding sequence ATGCCGGGCATGCTGAAGGGCCGTGTCGTTGTCGTCACGGGAGGGGGCCGCGGGATAGGCCGCGCCCACTGTCTGGAACTGGCGCGGCATGGGGCCACGGTCGTCGTCAACGACCTGGGAGTCGGCCTGCGCGGCGACGACGTGGGGGAGTCACCGGCCGAGGAGGTCGCCGCTGAGATCGTCAAGCTCGGCGGCGAGGCCGTCGCCGACATGGCCTCCGTCACCGACTGGGACGGCGTCGGCGCCATGGTGGGCCGCATCGTCGAGCGCTACGGACGGCTGGACGCCGTCGTCAACAACGCGGGCATCCTGCGCGACGGGATGATCACCAGGCTCCGCGAGGAGGACGTCGACCAGGTCCTCGCCGTCCATCTCAAGGGCACCATGGCCCTCACGCACCACGCCTGCGCCCACTGGCGCGAGGTCGCCCGCGCCACCGGGGAGCAGGTCGCCGGACGCATCGTCAACACCACGTCCGGCGCCGGTCTGGCCAGCAACGTCGGCCAGGCCGTCTACGGTGCGGCCAAGGCCGGCATCGCCAACCTCACCCTGGTCACGGCCATGGAGATGGCGCGCTACGGAGTCACCGCCAACGCCGTCTCGCCCGTGGCCCGCACCCGGATGACCACCTCCGTCGGCATGGCCGAGGAGTCCCGGTCCGGGGGATGGGACCCGATGGACCCGGAGAACAGCTCGCCCGTGGTCGCCTGGCTGGCCTCCGCCGAGTCGGGCTGGCTCAGCGGCGCGGTCCTGCGCGTGGACGGCAACACCGTCCACCGTGTGCAGCCGTGGACGGTGCTGGACGGCCACACCGCCGCCGGCGGCGAGCGGCTCTCGGCCGAGGAGATCGACTCCGGTCTGCGCCGGGTCTTCGGCGTCCTCCCCGGCGGCATCGCCTCCCTGTCCCGCCGGTGA